GCGCCCGCGGCCTACAGTTCATTTCTGGTGACGTTCCAACGATCCGTCAGCTCAGGGCAGGCGACGCTCGCGGCAGTCGCCAAGAACAAGGGCAAGATGACCGCGACCCAGAAGCAGCAGTTGCGCTCAAGCGGAGCCTCACTGCTGGCCGCGCAGCGAGCGGTTGCCGCCGACGCGCCCGTCGTTTCAGCTGCACCCCCTGCGGGCTGAGCGCGTGGACGACGCAGCAGACCGGCCGTCGGAGCCGCTGTGGGAACCGGACCCCGATCGGGTCGCGCAGACTGCCATGGACCGGCTGCGCCGAGATATCGGGGAAGCGACCGCATCGAATCTGGCTGACTCCCGCGCCCTGTTCGACTACAGCCTGGAACACCCCGGGGACTTCTGGGATGTGATTTGGGGTGAGTGCGGCGTCGTCGGTGACCGAGGAGACGGCCCCGCGTACGTGCTGCCGCCAGCCCACAGCGATATGCGCTCCGCGCGGTTCTTCCCCGCCGCGACTTTGAGCCTCACGGAGAATCTGCTCGCCGGTGGCCAGCGACCCGGGGCGGGGCAGTACGCGATCGTCTACCGCCGCGAAGACGGCGTGCGCAGAACGCTGACCTGGGCCCAACTGGAATACCAGGTCGACCAAATGACGGCCTTCCTGCGTTCCGTTGGCGTCACCATCGGCGATCGGGTCGCCGCGTGGATGCCCAACGTCCCCGAGACCGTGATTGCGCTGATGGCGACTGCCAACCTCGGGGCCACGTTCACCTCGACGAGTCCAGACTTCGGCGTCGCGGGGGTACTTGATCGGTTCGGTCAGGTCGAGCCGAAGGTCCTCATCGCCGCTGATGGGTACGTGTACGCAAACAAAAGGCACCAGCGCCTCGATCGACTCGCTGCCGTGATCGAGGGGCTCGACTCATTGGTCGCCGTGATTGTGCATGGCGAGCTGGACGAGGACCCAGATCTTGCCGACGTTCGTGACCGAGGCGCCGCGGGAGACTCGCACTCTCAGGTGCCCGTCATCAGTTGGTCACAAGCTGCGGCGGCTGGTGATGCTGCATTGGGACAGTCCGGGCCGATAGCGAATCAATTGGTCGCCTTCGACCATCCGCTGTTCATCCTCTACTCCTCAGGCACCACGGGTGCGCCCAAGTGCATCGTTCACCGAACGGGCGGGGTGCTGCTCAAACTCCTCGTCGAACACCAACTCCACTGCGACATCCGACCCGGTGACCGGGTCTTCTACTTCACGACCTGCGGATGGATGATGTGGAACTGGCTGACCATGACGCTTGCCAGTGGCGCCACCATCGTGCTGTACGACGGTTCGCCCTTCCACCCGCAACGGGATGCGATGTGGGACATCGTCGAATCCGAACGAGTGACCTTGTTCGGAACGAGCGCCAAGTATCTGGACGCTGCCGCCAAGGCCGGCGCGACGCCGGGCCGCACCCACGACCTCGCTGATCTGCGCACCATCTGCTCGACCGGTTCTCCGCTGTCGGTCGATTCCTTCGAGTACGTCTACCGCGAGGTCAAGTCAGACGTGCATCTGGCGTCTATCTCTGGCGGGACGGACTTATGCGGGTGCCTCGTCATGGGTGACCCAACGCGTCCGGTCTATGCCGGGGAAATTCAAGGGCCGGCGCTCGGAGTCGCAGCTGATGTGTGGGATCCGCAGGGCATCTCCATGAGCGGGCGGCCGAACGAGCAGGGGGAGTTGGTGTGCACGCAGGCCTTCCCTTCCATGCCGCTGGCTTTCTGGCACGACCCTGATGCGACCAAATACACGGCCGCGTACTTCGAGCGATTCTCAGGCATCTGGGCACACGGTGACTTCGCGTCTTGGACTGAACACGGCGGGGTGGTCATCCACGGCCGCTCGGATGCCACGTTGAACTCC
The sequence above is a segment of the Candidatus Nanopelagicales bacterium genome. Coding sequences within it:
- a CDS encoding acetoacetate--CoA ligase, with the translated sequence MDDAADRPSEPLWEPDPDRVAQTAMDRLRRDIGEATASNLADSRALFDYSLEHPGDFWDVIWGECGVVGDRGDGPAYVLPPAHSDMRSARFFPAATLSLTENLLAGGQRPGAGQYAIVYRREDGVRRTLTWAQLEYQVDQMTAFLRSVGVTIGDRVAAWMPNVPETVIALMATANLGATFTSTSPDFGVAGVLDRFGQVEPKVLIAADGYVYANKRHQRLDRLAAVIEGLDSLVAVIVHGELDEDPDLADVRDRGAAGDSHSQVPVISWSQAAAAGDAALGQSGPIANQLVAFDHPLFILYSSGTTGAPKCIVHRTGGVLLKLLVEHQLHCDIRPGDRVFYFTTCGWMMWNWLTMTLASGATIVLYDGSPFHPQRDAMWDIVESERVTLFGTSAKYLDAAAKAGATPGRTHDLADLRTICSTGSPLSVDSFEYVYREVKSDVHLASISGGTDLCGCLVMGDPTRPVYAGEIQGPALGVAADVWDPQGISMSGRPNEQGELVCTQAFPSMPLAFWHDPDATKYTAAYFERFSGIWAHGDFASWTEHGGVVIHGRSDATLNSAGVRIGTAEIYGQVEQLPEILEALAIGQRWEGDTRIVLFVRLAEGVTLDDELARRIGACLRENCSPRHVPARVVAVADLPRTRSGKLAELAVTDVVHGRAVRNREALANPESLDLFSDLTVLTE